In the genome of Alphaproteobacteria bacterium, one region contains:
- a CDS encoding MucR family transcriptional regulator yields MDMFFDNNVETIFKCEPPIEKLDNGHGYDGVLLRNKLTDTLQCHICGNWFKALSHHVIFSHKISCDDYRDNYKLPYKFPLVGRSISKSHSDNANRKISLENLAKHRNPDYARKFSPLNNKKRWDYIYKRLGNDNIVGACPEQLRQRYMLVSDYVGRNPTYRDLLKHDSKIVKLIKNRYKSLNLFREQNGFEVVEPNRPVNGISDDSCINALRIFYKKYRRVPTSRDFRSLTPTTKTFIDHFGSWNRSLKIAGFIR; encoded by the coding sequence ATGGATATGTTTTTTGATAATAACGTTGAAACAATATTTAAATGTGAACCGCCGATAGAGAAATTAGATAATGGTCATGGGTATGATGGCGTATTGTTAAGAAATAAATTAACGGACACGCTTCAATGCCATATTTGCGGAAATTGGTTTAAAGCTTTGTCTCATCATGTAATATTTTCTCATAAAATATCTTGCGATGATTATAGGGATAATTACAAACTTCCATACAAATTCCCATTGGTAGGTAGATCAATATCAAAATCACATTCTGATAATGCAAATCGTAAAATATCACTGGAAAATTTGGCTAAACATAGAAACCCGGATTATGCACGTAAATTTTCGCCCTTAAATAATAAGAAAAGATGGGATTACATTTATAAACGATTAGGTAATGACAATATAGTGGGCGCCTGTCCGGAACAGTTAAGGCAAAGATATATGTTGGTCAGTGATTATGTTGGCAGAAATCCGACATATAGGGATTTACTAAAGCATGATAGTAAAATTGTTAAATTAATAAAGAATCGTTATAAATCTCTTAATCTGTTCAGAGAACAAAACGGCTTTGAAGTTGTAGAACCAAATAGGCCAGTTAATGGAATATCAGATGATTCTTGTATCAATGCGTTAAGAATTTTTTATAAAAAATACAGACGAGTACCAACAAGTAGAGACTTTAGATCCCTGACACCAACAACAAAAACATTTATTGACCATTTTGGAAGTTGGAATCGTTCGTTAAAGATAGCCGGATTTATACGTTAA
- a CDS encoding recombinase RecT — MANVKDITTRIEQSKLTNATTLNELVSNEKIKKRFDEVLGKKAPQFISSLLSLTNAKPELKAADPKTVISAAMIAATLDLPINPNLGFAYIVPYGKVASFQMGWKGFVQLAIRTGLYQTMNAAELYEGELISNNRITGEIVIDESKKKSDKIVAYVAYFKLKTGFEKYLYMTVDQVKKHASRYSKSYSRPGTPWQINFDAMALKTVLKMILSKYAILSIEMQSAITLDQGVIDSPVESSADIQAQVIYPDGSDSLEPAKEENKNTDTPKTEEMENDAIEPPNDYHEKSGNLIDGNYEKGVEK; from the coding sequence ATGGCAAATGTAAAAGATATCACAACAAGGATCGAGCAGTCAAAACTAACAAACGCGACGACATTAAATGAGTTGGTTTCAAATGAGAAAATTAAAAAGAGATTCGACGAGGTTCTTGGAAAGAAAGCTCCTCAATTTATATCGTCTTTGCTTTCTCTCACAAATGCAAAGCCAGAACTTAAGGCGGCAGATCCGAAAACGGTTATTTCAGCGGCCATGATAGCGGCAACGCTTGACTTACCAATAAACCCCAATCTTGGTTTTGCGTACATTGTTCCATATGGAAAGGTGGCCTCATTCCAAATGGGCTGGAAGGGGTTTGTCCAATTGGCAATAAGAACGGGTCTTTATCAAACGATGAACGCAGCAGAATTATACGAAGGGGAGCTTATATCAAATAACAGGATAACCGGAGAAATCGTTATTGACGAGTCAAAAAAGAAATCCGATAAAATTGTTGCCTATGTTGCTTATTTTAAATTGAAAACAGGTTTTGAGAAATATTTATACATGACTGTTGATCAAGTCAAAAAACATGCGTCAAGGTATTCAAAGTCATATTCTAGGCCCGGTACTCCTTGGCAGATTAATTTTGACGCGATGGCATTAAAAACAGTTTTAAAAATGATTTTGTCAAAATATGCGATTCTTTCAATAGAAATGCAGTCTGCGATCACGCTAGATCAAGGCGTTATTGATAGCCCAGTAGAGTCTTCCGCTGATATTCAGGCTCAAGTTATATATCCGGACGGATCTGATTCTTTAGAGCCAGCAAAAGAAGAAAACAAAAACACGGATACACCAAAAACAGAAGAAATGGAAAACGACGCAATAGAACCTCCTAATGATTACCATGAAAAATCAGGCAATTTAATTGATGGAAATTATGAAAAAGGCGTTGAAAAATGA